The following coding sequences are from one Helicoverpa armigera isolate CAAS_96S chromosome 2, ASM3070526v1, whole genome shotgun sequence window:
- the LOC110372082 gene encoding uncharacterized protein LOC110372082 isoform X3, translating to MADDDEIDILGDFSFNSCFAQNNQGIPSCSNREDTVHPQWLLDSTETNWFKEGSPRKLYGNNSSDRHYNDIHTAWSSSERELLIKEMAKYGRNVRKISQTLKTKTEAEIQALIEAEYGVNLETPSFGLDKPEDHEDVPAVVQEEIVTDDMTSINNVINMVTTGAPTINIPKKPFRKKNTNSKSLLKPDVLLDKKAELMAINPAEILYEDDLIIGSTESIGSDLDLTDIVSKNIVKYQAKVKAEKKIGNHRRKKSRNYDKGAPRNKSKELLKTPPGRQRKDSSLSEDSVKSPKMQIVLGSGLALPVSEGEQVIKIEKKKDSDPESDIEIDVDSDSESSAHKTTPKKEQIKANDEAPIAVPLSRFEPMPKRQKKINLDGGGGYTIMHTAAGDLYAVGAEPRRVRVSRPPPVQLLQCRLYSADKPAPFDVRMHVSTLLLMDGHAHTSRGEVMGLLGGNVSETVRLALTITAYRPAAAAAGSTHCEMDPVSQSIAAEQVRAIGAHVCGWHHSHPEFPSAPSAQDLRSQRALQAALEHAPFLALITAQHWPTGRTASMYRCFRVDDEDTSDLPTGFQFSVKLLSDLTTDNLAAFLQELHTVMIDNLASNELSVNVKNDVCPQAGITYLEKFICSASHHMRSAGYEEHDPLVKHLIQGIRDIFR from the exons atggccGACGACGACGAAATTGACATTCTAGGAGATTTCTCTTTTAATTCTTGTTTTGCTCAAAATAACCAAGGAAT CCCTTCGTGTTCGAACAGAGAGGACACGGTGCACCCGCAGTGGCTCCTCGACTCCACGGAGACGAACTG gttcaaAGAAGGTTCACCAAGGAAGCTTTATGGCAATAACTCTTCAGACAGACACTACAATGATATACATACTGCATGGAGCTCATCAGAGAGAGAACTTCTTATCAAAGAAATG gcaaAGTATGGCAGAAATGTGAGAAAGATATCACAGACGTTGAAAACTAAGACTGAAGCAGAAATACAGGCTTTAATTGAGGCTGAATATGGAGTCAATCTAGAGACTCCATCATTTGGCCTTGACAAACCGGAGGACCATGAGGATGTGCCCGCGGTGGTCCAGGAAGAAATAGTAACAGATGACATGACcagtataaataatgtaatcaaCATGGTAACCACTGGAGCACCCACAATAAATATACCAAAGAAACCGTTCAGAAAAAAGAACACAAACTCCAAAAGTTTACTGAAACCAGATGTGTTGTTAGATAAAAAGGCTGAATTGATGGCAATAAACCCAGCAGAAATATTGTATGAAGATGATTTGATAATAGGCTCCACAGAATCTATTGGTTCTGACTTAGACCTGACTGATATTGTGTCTAAGAATATTGTTAAATATCAAGCGAAAGTTAAGGCTGAAAAGAAGATTGGTAATCATAGGAGAAAAAAATCTAGGAATTATGATAAAGGTGCTCCTAGGAATAAAAGTAAGGAATTGTTGAAGACACCTCCAGGGAGGCAGAGAAAGGATTCTAGTCTTTCTGAGGATAGTGTGAAGAGCCCTAAGATGCAAATAGTGCTGGGTTCTGGACTAGCTTTACCAGTTTCAGAAGGAGAGCAAGTG ataaaaattgaaaagaaaaaagactCGGATCCCGAAAGCGACATAGAAATAGACGTGGACAGCGACAGTGAGAGCAGCGCGCACAAGACTACGCCGAAGAAGGAACAGATTAAAGCTAACGATGAAGCTCCCATAGCTGTGCCACTGAGCAGGTTCGAGCCCATGCCCAAGAGGCAGAAGAAAATTAACTTG gacggcggcggcggctaCACAATAATGCATACGGCGGCCGGTGACTTGTATGCAGTAGGTGCCGAGCCGCGTCGCGTCCGCGTGTCCCGGCCTCCGCCCGTGCAGCTCTTACAATGTCGGCTTTATAGTGCTGATAAACCG GCGCCATTCGACGTTCGCATGCATGTATCAACTCTACTCTTAATGGACGGTCATGCACACACGTCACGCGGCGAGGTGATGGGACTTCTAGGAGGCAACGTCAGTGAGACAGTCAGGCTGGCACTCACTATCACTGCGTACCGCCCGGCCGCTGCCGCTGCTGGCAGCACGCACTGCGAGATGGACCcag TGTCCCAGTCGATAGCGGCGGAACAGGTCCGTGCTATCGGTGCACACGTGTGCGGCTGGCACCACTCGCACCCGGAGTTCCCGTCGGCGCCGTCGGCACAGGACCTGCGCTCGCAGCGCGCGCTGCAGGCGGCGCTGGAGCACGCGCCCTTCCTCGCGCTCATCACCGCGCAGCACTGGCCCACCGGCCGCACCGCCTCCATGTACCG TTGCTTCCGTGTAGACGACGAGGACACCTCCGACCTGCCTACTGGCTTCCAATTCAGCGTGAAGCTACTATCAGATCTCACCACTGACAACTTAGCTGCCTTCCTGCAAGAGTTGCATACCGTCATGATCGATAACCTCGCGAGCAACGAGCTGAGTGTCAATGTGAAGAACGATGTTTGTCCGCAGGCCGGCATCACCTATTTGGAGAAG TTCATATGCAGTGCATCACATCACATGCGGTCGGCGGGCTACGAGGAACACGACCCTCTCGTCAAACACCTCATACAAGGAATTAGA
- the LOC110372082 gene encoding uncharacterized protein LOC110372082 isoform X4, producing MADDDEIDILGDFSFNSCFAQNNQGIEDTVHPQWLLDSTETNWFKEGSPRKLYGNNSSDRHYNDIHTAWSSSERELLIKEMAKYGRNVRKISQTLKTKTEAEIQALIEAEYGVNLETPSFGLDKPEDHEDVPAVVQEEIVTDDMTSINNVINMVTTGAPTINIPKKPFRKKNTNSKSLLKPDVLLDKKAELMAINPAEILYEDDLIIGSTESIGSDLDLTDIVSKNIVKYQAKVKAEKKIGNHRRKKSRNYDKGAPRNKSKELLKTPPGRQRKDSSLSEDSVKSPKMQIVLGSGLALPVSEGEQVIKIEKKKDSDPESDIEIDVDSDSESSAHKTTPKKEQIKANDEAPIAVPLSRFEPMPKRQKKINLDGGGGYTIMHTAAGDLYAVGAEPRRVRVSRPPPVQLLQCRLYSADKPAPFDVRMHVSTLLLMDGHAHTSRGEVMGLLGGNVSETVRLALTITAYRPAAAAAGSTHCEMDPVSQSIAAEQVRAIGAHVCGWHHSHPEFPSAPSAQDLRSQRALQAALEHAPFLALITAQHWPTGRTASMYRCFRVDDEDTSDLPTGFQFSVKLLSDLTTDNLAAFLQELHTVMIDNLASNELSVNVKNDVCPQAGITYLEKFICSASHHMRSAGYEEHDPLVKHLIQGIRDIFR from the exons atggccGACGACGACGAAATTGACATTCTAGGAGATTTCTCTTTTAATTCTTGTTTTGCTCAAAATAACCAAGGAAT AGAGGACACGGTGCACCCGCAGTGGCTCCTCGACTCCACGGAGACGAACTG gttcaaAGAAGGTTCACCAAGGAAGCTTTATGGCAATAACTCTTCAGACAGACACTACAATGATATACATACTGCATGGAGCTCATCAGAGAGAGAACTTCTTATCAAAGAAATG gcaaAGTATGGCAGAAATGTGAGAAAGATATCACAGACGTTGAAAACTAAGACTGAAGCAGAAATACAGGCTTTAATTGAGGCTGAATATGGAGTCAATCTAGAGACTCCATCATTTGGCCTTGACAAACCGGAGGACCATGAGGATGTGCCCGCGGTGGTCCAGGAAGAAATAGTAACAGATGACATGACcagtataaataatgtaatcaaCATGGTAACCACTGGAGCACCCACAATAAATATACCAAAGAAACCGTTCAGAAAAAAGAACACAAACTCCAAAAGTTTACTGAAACCAGATGTGTTGTTAGATAAAAAGGCTGAATTGATGGCAATAAACCCAGCAGAAATATTGTATGAAGATGATTTGATAATAGGCTCCACAGAATCTATTGGTTCTGACTTAGACCTGACTGATATTGTGTCTAAGAATATTGTTAAATATCAAGCGAAAGTTAAGGCTGAAAAGAAGATTGGTAATCATAGGAGAAAAAAATCTAGGAATTATGATAAAGGTGCTCCTAGGAATAAAAGTAAGGAATTGTTGAAGACACCTCCAGGGAGGCAGAGAAAGGATTCTAGTCTTTCTGAGGATAGTGTGAAGAGCCCTAAGATGCAAATAGTGCTGGGTTCTGGACTAGCTTTACCAGTTTCAGAAGGAGAGCAAGTG ataaaaattgaaaagaaaaaagactCGGATCCCGAAAGCGACATAGAAATAGACGTGGACAGCGACAGTGAGAGCAGCGCGCACAAGACTACGCCGAAGAAGGAACAGATTAAAGCTAACGATGAAGCTCCCATAGCTGTGCCACTGAGCAGGTTCGAGCCCATGCCCAAGAGGCAGAAGAAAATTAACTTG gacggcggcggcggctaCACAATAATGCATACGGCGGCCGGTGACTTGTATGCAGTAGGTGCCGAGCCGCGTCGCGTCCGCGTGTCCCGGCCTCCGCCCGTGCAGCTCTTACAATGTCGGCTTTATAGTGCTGATAAACCG GCGCCATTCGACGTTCGCATGCATGTATCAACTCTACTCTTAATGGACGGTCATGCACACACGTCACGCGGCGAGGTGATGGGACTTCTAGGAGGCAACGTCAGTGAGACAGTCAGGCTGGCACTCACTATCACTGCGTACCGCCCGGCCGCTGCCGCTGCTGGCAGCACGCACTGCGAGATGGACCcag TGTCCCAGTCGATAGCGGCGGAACAGGTCCGTGCTATCGGTGCACACGTGTGCGGCTGGCACCACTCGCACCCGGAGTTCCCGTCGGCGCCGTCGGCACAGGACCTGCGCTCGCAGCGCGCGCTGCAGGCGGCGCTGGAGCACGCGCCCTTCCTCGCGCTCATCACCGCGCAGCACTGGCCCACCGGCCGCACCGCCTCCATGTACCG TTGCTTCCGTGTAGACGACGAGGACACCTCCGACCTGCCTACTGGCTTCCAATTCAGCGTGAAGCTACTATCAGATCTCACCACTGACAACTTAGCTGCCTTCCTGCAAGAGTTGCATACCGTCATGATCGATAACCTCGCGAGCAACGAGCTGAGTGTCAATGTGAAGAACGATGTTTGTCCGCAGGCCGGCATCACCTATTTGGAGAAG TTCATATGCAGTGCATCACATCACATGCGGTCGGCGGGCTACGAGGAACACGACCCTCTCGTCAAACACCTCATACAAGGAATTAGA
- the LOC110372082 gene encoding uncharacterized protein LOC110372082 isoform X1, with protein sequence MADDDEIDILGDFSFNSCFAQNNQGIPSCSNREDTVHPQWLLDSTETNWYDKQTNRFKEGSPRKLYGNNSSDRHYNDIHTAWSSSERELLIKEMAKYGRNVRKISQTLKTKTEAEIQALIEAEYGVNLETPSFGLDKPEDHEDVPAVVQEEIVTDDMTSINNVINMVTTGAPTINIPKKPFRKKNTNSKSLLKPDVLLDKKAELMAINPAEILYEDDLIIGSTESIGSDLDLTDIVSKNIVKYQAKVKAEKKIGNHRRKKSRNYDKGAPRNKSKELLKTPPGRQRKDSSLSEDSVKSPKMQIVLGSGLALPVSEGEQVIKIEKKKDSDPESDIEIDVDSDSESSAHKTTPKKEQIKANDEAPIAVPLSRFEPMPKRQKKINLDGGGGYTIMHTAAGDLYAVGAEPRRVRVSRPPPVQLLQCRLYSADKPAPFDVRMHVSTLLLMDGHAHTSRGEVMGLLGGNVSETVRLALTITAYRPAAAAAGSTHCEMDPVSQSIAAEQVRAIGAHVCGWHHSHPEFPSAPSAQDLRSQRALQAALEHAPFLALITAQHWPTGRTASMYRCFRVDDEDTSDLPTGFQFSVKLLSDLTTDNLAAFLQELHTVMIDNLASNELSVNVKNDVCPQAGITYLEKFICSASHHMRSAGYEEHDPLVKHLIQGIRDIFR encoded by the exons atggccGACGACGACGAAATTGACATTCTAGGAGATTTCTCTTTTAATTCTTGTTTTGCTCAAAATAACCAAGGAAT CCCTTCGTGTTCGAACAGAGAGGACACGGTGCACCCGCAGTGGCTCCTCGACTCCACGGAGACGAACTGGTACGATAAACAAACTAATAG gttcaaAGAAGGTTCACCAAGGAAGCTTTATGGCAATAACTCTTCAGACAGACACTACAATGATATACATACTGCATGGAGCTCATCAGAGAGAGAACTTCTTATCAAAGAAATG gcaaAGTATGGCAGAAATGTGAGAAAGATATCACAGACGTTGAAAACTAAGACTGAAGCAGAAATACAGGCTTTAATTGAGGCTGAATATGGAGTCAATCTAGAGACTCCATCATTTGGCCTTGACAAACCGGAGGACCATGAGGATGTGCCCGCGGTGGTCCAGGAAGAAATAGTAACAGATGACATGACcagtataaataatgtaatcaaCATGGTAACCACTGGAGCACCCACAATAAATATACCAAAGAAACCGTTCAGAAAAAAGAACACAAACTCCAAAAGTTTACTGAAACCAGATGTGTTGTTAGATAAAAAGGCTGAATTGATGGCAATAAACCCAGCAGAAATATTGTATGAAGATGATTTGATAATAGGCTCCACAGAATCTATTGGTTCTGACTTAGACCTGACTGATATTGTGTCTAAGAATATTGTTAAATATCAAGCGAAAGTTAAGGCTGAAAAGAAGATTGGTAATCATAGGAGAAAAAAATCTAGGAATTATGATAAAGGTGCTCCTAGGAATAAAAGTAAGGAATTGTTGAAGACACCTCCAGGGAGGCAGAGAAAGGATTCTAGTCTTTCTGAGGATAGTGTGAAGAGCCCTAAGATGCAAATAGTGCTGGGTTCTGGACTAGCTTTACCAGTTTCAGAAGGAGAGCAAGTG ataaaaattgaaaagaaaaaagactCGGATCCCGAAAGCGACATAGAAATAGACGTGGACAGCGACAGTGAGAGCAGCGCGCACAAGACTACGCCGAAGAAGGAACAGATTAAAGCTAACGATGAAGCTCCCATAGCTGTGCCACTGAGCAGGTTCGAGCCCATGCCCAAGAGGCAGAAGAAAATTAACTTG gacggcggcggcggctaCACAATAATGCATACGGCGGCCGGTGACTTGTATGCAGTAGGTGCCGAGCCGCGTCGCGTCCGCGTGTCCCGGCCTCCGCCCGTGCAGCTCTTACAATGTCGGCTTTATAGTGCTGATAAACCG GCGCCATTCGACGTTCGCATGCATGTATCAACTCTACTCTTAATGGACGGTCATGCACACACGTCACGCGGCGAGGTGATGGGACTTCTAGGAGGCAACGTCAGTGAGACAGTCAGGCTGGCACTCACTATCACTGCGTACCGCCCGGCCGCTGCCGCTGCTGGCAGCACGCACTGCGAGATGGACCcag TGTCCCAGTCGATAGCGGCGGAACAGGTCCGTGCTATCGGTGCACACGTGTGCGGCTGGCACCACTCGCACCCGGAGTTCCCGTCGGCGCCGTCGGCACAGGACCTGCGCTCGCAGCGCGCGCTGCAGGCGGCGCTGGAGCACGCGCCCTTCCTCGCGCTCATCACCGCGCAGCACTGGCCCACCGGCCGCACCGCCTCCATGTACCG TTGCTTCCGTGTAGACGACGAGGACACCTCCGACCTGCCTACTGGCTTCCAATTCAGCGTGAAGCTACTATCAGATCTCACCACTGACAACTTAGCTGCCTTCCTGCAAGAGTTGCATACCGTCATGATCGATAACCTCGCGAGCAACGAGCTGAGTGTCAATGTGAAGAACGATGTTTGTCCGCAGGCCGGCATCACCTATTTGGAGAAG TTCATATGCAGTGCATCACATCACATGCGGTCGGCGGGCTACGAGGAACACGACCCTCTCGTCAAACACCTCATACAAGGAATTAGA
- the LOC110372082 gene encoding uncharacterized protein LOC110372082 isoform X2 — protein MADDDEIDILGDFSFNSCFAQNNQGIEDTVHPQWLLDSTETNWYDKQTNRFKEGSPRKLYGNNSSDRHYNDIHTAWSSSERELLIKEMAKYGRNVRKISQTLKTKTEAEIQALIEAEYGVNLETPSFGLDKPEDHEDVPAVVQEEIVTDDMTSINNVINMVTTGAPTINIPKKPFRKKNTNSKSLLKPDVLLDKKAELMAINPAEILYEDDLIIGSTESIGSDLDLTDIVSKNIVKYQAKVKAEKKIGNHRRKKSRNYDKGAPRNKSKELLKTPPGRQRKDSSLSEDSVKSPKMQIVLGSGLALPVSEGEQVIKIEKKKDSDPESDIEIDVDSDSESSAHKTTPKKEQIKANDEAPIAVPLSRFEPMPKRQKKINLDGGGGYTIMHTAAGDLYAVGAEPRRVRVSRPPPVQLLQCRLYSADKPAPFDVRMHVSTLLLMDGHAHTSRGEVMGLLGGNVSETVRLALTITAYRPAAAAAGSTHCEMDPVSQSIAAEQVRAIGAHVCGWHHSHPEFPSAPSAQDLRSQRALQAALEHAPFLALITAQHWPTGRTASMYRCFRVDDEDTSDLPTGFQFSVKLLSDLTTDNLAAFLQELHTVMIDNLASNELSVNVKNDVCPQAGITYLEKFICSASHHMRSAGYEEHDPLVKHLIQGIRDIFR, from the exons atggccGACGACGACGAAATTGACATTCTAGGAGATTTCTCTTTTAATTCTTGTTTTGCTCAAAATAACCAAGGAAT AGAGGACACGGTGCACCCGCAGTGGCTCCTCGACTCCACGGAGACGAACTGGTACGATAAACAAACTAATAG gttcaaAGAAGGTTCACCAAGGAAGCTTTATGGCAATAACTCTTCAGACAGACACTACAATGATATACATACTGCATGGAGCTCATCAGAGAGAGAACTTCTTATCAAAGAAATG gcaaAGTATGGCAGAAATGTGAGAAAGATATCACAGACGTTGAAAACTAAGACTGAAGCAGAAATACAGGCTTTAATTGAGGCTGAATATGGAGTCAATCTAGAGACTCCATCATTTGGCCTTGACAAACCGGAGGACCATGAGGATGTGCCCGCGGTGGTCCAGGAAGAAATAGTAACAGATGACATGACcagtataaataatgtaatcaaCATGGTAACCACTGGAGCACCCACAATAAATATACCAAAGAAACCGTTCAGAAAAAAGAACACAAACTCCAAAAGTTTACTGAAACCAGATGTGTTGTTAGATAAAAAGGCTGAATTGATGGCAATAAACCCAGCAGAAATATTGTATGAAGATGATTTGATAATAGGCTCCACAGAATCTATTGGTTCTGACTTAGACCTGACTGATATTGTGTCTAAGAATATTGTTAAATATCAAGCGAAAGTTAAGGCTGAAAAGAAGATTGGTAATCATAGGAGAAAAAAATCTAGGAATTATGATAAAGGTGCTCCTAGGAATAAAAGTAAGGAATTGTTGAAGACACCTCCAGGGAGGCAGAGAAAGGATTCTAGTCTTTCTGAGGATAGTGTGAAGAGCCCTAAGATGCAAATAGTGCTGGGTTCTGGACTAGCTTTACCAGTTTCAGAAGGAGAGCAAGTG ataaaaattgaaaagaaaaaagactCGGATCCCGAAAGCGACATAGAAATAGACGTGGACAGCGACAGTGAGAGCAGCGCGCACAAGACTACGCCGAAGAAGGAACAGATTAAAGCTAACGATGAAGCTCCCATAGCTGTGCCACTGAGCAGGTTCGAGCCCATGCCCAAGAGGCAGAAGAAAATTAACTTG gacggcggcggcggctaCACAATAATGCATACGGCGGCCGGTGACTTGTATGCAGTAGGTGCCGAGCCGCGTCGCGTCCGCGTGTCCCGGCCTCCGCCCGTGCAGCTCTTACAATGTCGGCTTTATAGTGCTGATAAACCG GCGCCATTCGACGTTCGCATGCATGTATCAACTCTACTCTTAATGGACGGTCATGCACACACGTCACGCGGCGAGGTGATGGGACTTCTAGGAGGCAACGTCAGTGAGACAGTCAGGCTGGCACTCACTATCACTGCGTACCGCCCGGCCGCTGCCGCTGCTGGCAGCACGCACTGCGAGATGGACCcag TGTCCCAGTCGATAGCGGCGGAACAGGTCCGTGCTATCGGTGCACACGTGTGCGGCTGGCACCACTCGCACCCGGAGTTCCCGTCGGCGCCGTCGGCACAGGACCTGCGCTCGCAGCGCGCGCTGCAGGCGGCGCTGGAGCACGCGCCCTTCCTCGCGCTCATCACCGCGCAGCACTGGCCCACCGGCCGCACCGCCTCCATGTACCG TTGCTTCCGTGTAGACGACGAGGACACCTCCGACCTGCCTACTGGCTTCCAATTCAGCGTGAAGCTACTATCAGATCTCACCACTGACAACTTAGCTGCCTTCCTGCAAGAGTTGCATACCGTCATGATCGATAACCTCGCGAGCAACGAGCTGAGTGTCAATGTGAAGAACGATGTTTGTCCGCAGGCCGGCATCACCTATTTGGAGAAG TTCATATGCAGTGCATCACATCACATGCGGTCGGCGGGCTACGAGGAACACGACCCTCTCGTCAAACACCTCATACAAGGAATTAGA